In Jannaschia sp. W003, the genomic stretch GGAACGGGTCGTAGGCCACCACCTTCATGCCCAGCCCCACGGCCTTCTGGCACACGATGCCGCCGATGTTGCCCGCGCCGATCACGCCGAGGGTCTTGGCGGTCAGCTCCACGCCCATGAAGCGCGACTTCTCCCACTTGCCGGCCTGGGTCGAGGCGTCGGCCTCGGGGATCTGGCGTGCCACCGCGAACATAAGCGCGATGGCGTGCTCGGCGGTGGTGATCATGTTGCCGTAGGGCGTGTTCATCACGATCACGCCGCGGCGGGAGGCGGCGGCCTTGTCGACATTGTCGGTGCCGATGCCGGCGCGGCCCACGACCTTTAGGTTCGGCGCGCGCTCCAGCAGCGCCTCGGTGACCTTGGTGGCCGAGCGGATGGCGAGGCCGTCGTAGTCGCCGATCACCTCCATGAGGCGATCCTTGTCCTTGCCCAAAGCGGGGTCGAAGGTGACGTCGATGCCGCGGTCGCGGAAGATCTGCACGGCGGTGTCCGACAGCTTGTCGGAGACGAGGACTCTGGGGGCCATGGGAGGCTCCTATCGGGGAATGTCGGGAGGGCGCGCCCCGGGGTCACGGGGCGCGCGGGATCGCATGTCGCCGTTCAGGCGGCCTCGGCGGCGGCCAGCTCGGTGCGGTAGGCCCATTCGACCCACGGCATCAGCGCGGCCACGTCGCCGGGCTCCACGGTGGCGCCGCACCAGATGCGCAGGCCCTCGGGCGCGTCGCGGTAGGCGCCCACGTCGAGCGCCACGCCCTCGGATTCCAGCCGCTTGGCGACCCGCTTGGCGAAGCCGTCCGGCAGGCTGCCGGCGAAGCGCAGGCACACGGAGGTGGTGGAGCGCGTCGCCGGGTCCTCGGCGAGGTTGGCGATCCAGTCGCGCCCCTCGCAGAAGTCCCAGATGGCCTGCGCCGAGGCGCGCGAGCGCGCGATCAGGCCGTCCAGCCCGTGGCCTTCGGCCCAGGCGAGCGCACCCAGGTAGTCCTCCACGCAGAGCATCGACGGCGTGTTGATGGTCTCGCCGCGGAAGATGCCCTCGATCAGCTTGCCGCCCTTGGTGAGGCGGAAGATCTTCGGCAGCGGGCGGGGGGGCACGTAAGATTCCAGCCGCTCCACGGCGCGGGGGGAGAGGATCAGCACGCCGTGCGCGCCCTCTCCTCCCAGCACCTTCTGCCAGGAGAAGGTCGTCACATCGAGCTTGTCCCACGGCAGCGGCATCGCGAAGGCCGCCGAAGTCGCGTCGCACAAGGTGAGCCCCTCGCGGTCCGAGGCGATCCAGTCGCCGTCCGGCACGGCCACGCCCGAGGTGGTGCCGTTCCAGGTGAAGCAGACGTCGGTGGCGAAATCGACCGCCGCGAGGTCGGGCAGCGCGCCGTAGGGGGCGGTGTCGACGCGGGCGTCGAGGTCCAGCTGCTTGACCGCGTCCGTCACCCAGCCCGAGCCGAAGCTCTCCCACGCCAGCATGGTCACGGGGCGGGCGCCGAGCATGGTCCACATGGCCATCTCGTAGGCGCCGG encodes the following:
- a CDS encoding phosphoserine transaminase, translated to MTDLPRPATRPADPRFSSGPCKKHPGFDLANLRDAPLGRSHRAAVGKARLGDAIDRTRALLGVPEGYRIGIVPASDTGAYEMAMWTMLGARPVTMLAWESFGSGWVTDAVKQLDLDARVDTAPYGALPDLAAVDFATDVCFTWNGTTSGVAVPDGDWIASDREGLTLCDATSAAFAMPLPWDKLDVTTFSWQKVLGGEGAHGVLILSPRAVERLESYVPPRPLPKIFRLTKGGKLIEGIFRGETINTPSMLCVEDYLGALAWAEGHGLDGLIARSRASAQAIWDFCEGRDWIANLAEDPATRSTTSVCLRFAGSLPDGFAKRVAKRLESEGVALDVGAYRDAPEGLRIWCGATVEPGDVAALMPWVEWAYRTELAAAEAA